TGCCTGCCAGGACCGGGACCTGCTGAGAAAACTGCAAAGCTTCAAGTTTTACACCACCATCTGCAACAGCGCACCCAGCGAGTTCCTGACCACCCTCGCCCTCAGGCATGCCAGTGAAATCCTGCAGGAGAACCGAAAGCTGGTGCTCAGCAATCTTGCACTGCTGCAGGGGTTCATGCAGCGGCATCAGGACATGTTCGACTGGGTGCCTCCTCAGGGAAGCCCGATTGCCTTTCCCAGGCTGAAATCTGGAAATGCTTCAGAATTCTGCCGGCAGGTCCTGGAGAAGACTGGCATCCTGCTGCTGCCGGGCGAGGTGTACGACCAGCCGGAACACTTCAGAATCGGCTATGGCAGGAAGCACTTTCCGGAGGTGCTGGGCCTGTTTGAAGGGTTCCTGAAAGGGCATTGAGCAGATTCTGGGTCTGTCCAGCACCTCCACGAAGACGATGGACAGAAGCTCACCACGCAGGATGCATCAAAACAGCCCGTGCTCATCGGCTCAGGCTGTTTTGATGTGATGAATTGAAATTACGGGTGGATTTTGCTTGTGAATTTTTTATTTTTTGGTGGCAGATGCAGAAGGTGATGGTGAAGGGTGACCGCTCACCAGAAAACCGTGGCCACTCCAGAGGCGGGCAAACTCTGCTGGATGGACTTGCCGTTCCAGACCATTTTGAAGGTGGCTGTGCTGTTGCTCTGGTTGAGGACCACCAGGGCTTTTGCGCCATTGGTGTTCCTGAAGGCCACCCCGATGAATTTTCCGTCGCTGGAATCCGTGGTGCCAATGCGCACGGCACCGGGCCACACGAAACGGGCAAAGTGTGCAATGGCGTAATACTCTTCGTTGAAGGTCACTGCCCCGCCATTCTGGTTGATGCTGACCACTCCCCTGCAGTTGGAGCATCCTCCCAGATGGGGGCCTCCGGAGGGATCAAGGGCAAGGCTCCAGAACAAGACCGTTTTGGCCCAGTTCTTGGTGCCTCCAATGAAGAGGTTTTGCATGTTCCACTTCATGTTGTCCCCAAAGTTGGTGGCCCAGAGTCCCCCAGAGCACTCGGTCAGGTAAACGCCTTTGCTGGGAAAGGCGTCTCGCACCCTGCTCATGGCAGCGTTGTTCCCTGCGTAACAGTGCCAGGCGGTGCCTTCGTAGTAGGCCGATCCCTCGTTCAGTACGGCTCTGGGGTACCATTCCAGATCCCAGTTGTGGTCCAGGGTCAAAATCTTCACTCCGGTGCCGTTCATGGTGTTGAAGAGGTGGCCCCTCACAAAGTTCAATTCGTCGTACCATTCGAATTTGGTGCCTGGGTAACTGCCCGGTTCGTATTGCGGCTCGTTCTGAGGAGACAGGTAATTGAACTTCACCCCCTGGGCATTGTAGGCATCAAAGGTCTTGCGCAGGTAATTGGCGTAGGTCTGGTAGTGCTCGGGTTTCAGTTTGCCACTGTTGAGGCTTCCACTGGTCTTCATCCAGGCCGGAGGGCTCCAGGGGGTGCCCATGTAGCGAAGGCTGGAGTTGATGGTCTTTGCCTGTTTCGCCAGGGGGACAATGTAGGTCAGATCATGGACGATGGAGAACCGGGTGAGGTTTGGATCGGCTGCCCCATCGTTGTAGGTGTAGTGGCTGAGGGCCATGTCACTTCCGCCCAGAGGAATGCGCAGGAAGCTGATCCCGGCATTCCCATCATTGAACCCGAACAGACTTTGCATCAGGCTGTTGCGCTGAGTGGCGCTCATTTTGTTCCACATCAGCCACCCTGCTGAATCGGTCAGAGAAGCACCAAACCCTTCCATGGTCTGAAAGGTCTGGCTTTCGTTGATGGTCAGGGTGGAGGGGGTCACATTGCCGTCTGAAACGAAGTTCTTTGTGCCATCCCACGAGATCAGGCGACTGCGGTCCGGGTGGGTCACCCACACATCCGCGGCTGTGGCCGACTGGGGTCGGAAACCGGGCTCGATCTTTGGAGGGGCAGAAGCCAGATCAACCTGGGTGTTTGTTCCACAGGCTGTGAGGGCAAGCAGGCTGCAGGTCAGAAGGGCAAGGTGGACCGTTCGTTTGTGCATGAGAACTCCTTTTGGGCCGGGTCGACCGGAGAAACCTGTGTCCAGCAGTCACATCAGAAGACAACTCAAAATGTATCCGCTTACATTTTGAGAGCAGGCAGCACAGGGAGGTTGAAAAACCAGAAATTCCCACAGGGGCCGTGCTGGTTCTTCTGCTGTACCAGAAAAGTCAGGACATCCAGCTTCATCCAGATGGAAACCAGCGTTTCAATTTGTGCTGTACCCTGACCTTAACCTCTGTTCCAGAGTTTGTCAAGTGCAAGAAACAACTTCTGCAGAGGCTCTTCCCTCCTTCCGCATCTGGGCATGAACAGCCTTATTTCTCGTTCCAGAAAAGGCTGGTTTACGCTTAGACAATCCAAATGCTGGCGGAAAGATCTGGTGTTAAGGTTTAATGATTAAAACTCAAAGGGTCAGGCAAATGTACGCGCATACATCTGCCTGACCCCGCTGTTGCGGTTTCCCCGCGAATCAGGCCTGTGCGGTCAGCGAAAAGGCCTCTGCAATCAACCTGTAGGAGTTCAGACGTGCCCTGTGCCTGTCCATGTTGCTGGTGATCATCACCTCTGAGGCCTGCACCATCTGCGAGAGGTCCAGAAGTTGCTCCCTGACCTGCGCAGGGGTTCCCAGCACCAGGGCTTTACGGTACAGCTGAACAATCTGCTGCTCCTGCTCAGTGTAGGGATAGGCTTTCGCCTCCTCCACCGTTGGAAATGGCTGACTGATCCCTCGGGCAAGACGGATGCGCAAGAGGTCCAGAGGGAGGGCAAGTTCTTCTGCGGTCTCGCGGTCTTCAGCACAGATGGCCGCCACCGTCAGGATGGCATGAGGGCGCTGCAGGACCCTGGACGGCTGGAAAGCCTGATGGTAAATCTGCATGGCCGGAATCAGTGCTTCTGGACTGAAGTGGTAGGCAAAAGCATAAGGCAGGCCCAGCCTTGCCGCCATTTCTGCTCCGTAAGTGCTGGACCCCAGCAGATAAAGCGGAGGCAGGGCCACATCTGCAGGGTAGGCCTGTATGCCCTGGAAGTTGCGATCCTCTGGGAAAGGCCCCTCTCCTGCATAAGCCTGCAGTTCGGCAACTTGCGCCGGGAAGTCGTCTGCAGCAAGGGCCTGGGGGTTGCGCCTGAGGGCCAGAGCCGTTCTGCGGTCTGTGCCTGGAGCCCGGCCAAGGCCCAGATCAATGCGGCCAGGGTAGAGGGCTTCCAGGGTCCTGAAGTTTTCTGCGACCCTCAGGGGACTGTGGTTTGGAAGCATGATGCCCCCGGACCCCACCCGAAGGTGACGGGTTTCCCGCGCAATGGCCGCAATCAGGATTTCTGGAGAGGAACTCGCCACCCCGGCCATGTTGTGGTGCTCGGCCACCCAGTAACGGTGGTACCCCAGCCTGTCTGCCAGTCGGGCCAGTTCCAGTGTGTTCTGCAAGGCTTGCGGACCCGATGATCCCCGCACCACGGGTGCCAGATCCAGAATGGAAAGTTTCAAGGTCATCTGCCTCCTGTTCTCGGCCCATCAAACCATGCACTGGAATTTCCCGGGGTGGTGAAACTCACCTTCTTTCGGTGTTGCTCGCTGGTGTCACTCCAAGCCACCTCTCACAGAAGGGGCTCCTTGTTGGTTGAGCACGGACAGGCTTCCAGACGGAACGACCTCCTTTTGTTTTGCTACTGTATAATGAATAAAAGTTTAGTAAACAGAATAGAAGTGGCTCTGCCCACTGGAGGATGCCCATGCTCAAACAGATGCTCACCCCCCTCATTCTTGTCCCTCTCCTCTCTGCTGCTGCTCAGTCCAGCCCTCCTCCTGCAAACGCCCAGCGTTATTGCCAGCAACTGGTTCAATCCGTGGACCTGTGGAATGGAGGTCCCGATGGGCAGACAGGCATGGGAGCATACAGACAGGACTTCAACGGATTCTTTCATGTCAACCTGTCCAGAACCTGGGAACAGCAGCGAGGAAACCGCATCACCTCGGTGGCCCAGGCCAGGGCCATCTACATGAACATCGAAGCCTTCCGCGCCACCCGAGAACAGCGCTTTCTGCGGGCCGCCCTTGCAGGAACAGACTTTCTGCTGGACCATTTTCGGGACAGCACCCATGGGGGATTTTACTGGGAGGTGGATGACACCGGATGGGTCACCTCCCGCAACAAACAGGGATATGGCAATGTCTTTGCCCTTTTCACCCTCGCCCAGCTTTATTCGGTCACCCATGATCCCAGACACCTGGAGGCTGCCCGAACACAGCTGAAAGTGCTGGAAAAGCATTTCCTGGACCCCAGGGATATGGGGCTTGTCCTGCCCGGGTTCAATTTTGACTTCAGTGAACTGGACGGCCACCCCAACATTGACACCTTCACCCATTACTTTGAAGCCCTTCTGGCTTTGCATGATGTGCTGGATGGAAGCGAAAAAGATCATGTTGCAGGATTGACCAAAGAAGCAGGTCAAGCCCTTGTTGAGGTCCTCTACCAGAACAAGCAGGGACACACCGATCAGGGGTACGTGGCCTACAATTACGACAGCAAATGGAGTCCTGCCCAGGCCCCTTACACCCGCGCAACCCAGTGGACCACAGCAAGACAGGCCAGCACAGGGCACAACATCGAACTGGCCTATCTGCTCTCCCGGGCTGTGGAACGGGGATTTGATTCATCGTGGCTCGAAACAGCACGGAAGCTGAAACGGTTTGTGGAGGTGCATTCCCTGAATCCACAAACCGGAGCCATGCAATTTGAAATCACCGAATACGATGGCACTCCTTCACCTGGGAATCCTGACAATGCGCTGTATGTGTGGTGGGCCAGTTCGGAAGCTGCCCGGGCATTTCTGCATTTTGCTGTGGTCCACAAGGATTATTCTCTTGCAGCGTTTCATAAACAAGAGAATTTCATTCAGAACCATTTTGTGGATCAGGAGCATGGGGGTGGTTCCAGAATGTGGAGGTCGAAACCCTCAAGGTGCCCGACCCGGGCAAAGGCAACATCTGGACCGTCAATTACCATGAAACGATGCTGGCAGCAGAAGTCCTGCGATTGAACACCCGGTAGCCAGAAGCGATGGGAGCGCAAAAAACCGACTGTGAAGCCTATGGGAACACAACCCTGCTTCGCTGAAAAGGTTCCGCAAGCACAGGATGTCTTGCGGAACTGAAATGTCCTGTCACTGGTTGATCGAAGGGCAGTCTTGCTGATCAAAGGCCACCTGTGCCCTCATTTCCCCGAACCGCACTGCATCACCCAGGTGTTCTTGCGGTCATCGTCGTTGAAGAAACCAAAAGTCTCGGTCATGTTCAGGCGGGGAACTTTCAGAACATAGATGGTGCCGTCCACCCGTCCCTCGGTGGTTTCGAATGGCGGAATGTTGATCTGGTCGAGCACGGTGTAAAAGGTCGGGCTTTTCTTGAATGCGGCAATCCACTGGGTTTCTTTGGTCTTCAGGTCCTGTTTGCTGCGGCCCGTCAGGTGGTGCAGTTCCCGACTGATGCAGGCCCGGCTGAAACCATTTTCTGTGGCGGCCTGTTTCAGCTGTTCAAAATAGTACTGGATGACCTGGCTCTGGTACATCTTGCGGCCCGATTCTGGAGCCACACTCTGGAAAGTGAAGGGAAAGCGCACCACACCCTGGGCAGAGACAAAACTGCTGGTGGGTTGCAGCAGGTGGATGTACTCGGACTGGGCGAGGGCAACAGATGAACTTGCGGTCAGCAGCAGAACAGATGAACGAATGAAGGTTGAACGAAACATGGGAGGTCCTTCCTGAGCACACTTTTGGCTGCTCTTTTTGATGTGCCTTCAGGATAGGAGAGGTGAATGTTCAGTGCTCTGTCTTTCTGAAAATAGAGGGGCGGGCAGGGCAGGTGCAGGGTCACTGAACGGGCAGTGTCGACTGGGAAAGCCGTCAGCTTTCAGCAGTCAGCACCAGACGTGCAGGTACACTTACAATTCAGCCAGACAAAACAGAAGTTTGACCCGGCTGAACATTCAAATCATTTCGTTGCCTTCAGCACGAGCAGCAGACCGACTTTTGCTGAAGGCTGCTGGCTCACTCCTGATTGCTCTACACCATCCACATGCCCTGCTTTTGCGCTTCCCCGAGGTCAGAGGGCTTTGCGGCGTCTCATTCGCACCAGACTGATCCCTGCAGCCAGTGTGAGGGCGGCCACCCCCACCATCTTGAGCACTGGGACGGGTTGCTGTGGGGGCACGTAGGTGGTGCCGCTTTCATCTGCCATGGCGCTGTGCCGTACATAGCGGCCTTCTT
This sequence is a window from Deinococcus cellulosilyticus NBRC 106333 = KACC 11606. Protein-coding genes within it:
- a CDS encoding glycoside hydrolase family 30 protein translates to MHKRTVHLALLTCSLLALTACGTNTQVDLASAPPKIEPGFRPQSATAADVWVTHPDRSRLISWDGTKNFVSDGNVTPSTLTINESQTFQTMEGFGASLTDSAGWLMWNKMSATQRNSLMQSLFGFNDGNAGISFLRIPLGGSDMALSHYTYNDGAADPNLTRFSIVHDLTYIVPLAKQAKTINSSLRYMGTPWSPPAWMKTSGSLNSGKLKPEHYQTYANYLRKTFDAYNAQGVKFNYLSPQNEPQYEPGSYPGTKFEWYDELNFVRGHLFNTMNGTGVKILTLDHNWDLEWYPRAVLNEGSAYYEGTAWHCYAGNNAAMSRVRDAFPSKGVYLTECSGGLWATNFGDNMKWNMQNLFIGGTKNWAKTVLFWSLALDPSGGPHLGGCSNCRGVVSINQNGGAVTFNEEYYAIAHFARFVWPGAVRIGTTDSSDGKFIGVAFRNTNGAKALVVLNQSNSTATFKMVWNGKSIQQSLPASGVATVFW
- a CDS encoding AGE family epimerase/isomerase, giving the protein MLKQMLTPLILVPLLSAAAQSSPPPANAQRYCQQLVQSVDLWNGGPDGQTGMGAYRQDFNGFFHVNLSRTWEQQRGNRITSVAQARAIYMNIEAFRATREQRFLRAALAGTDFLLDHFRDSTHGGFYWEVDDTGWVTSRNKQGYGNVFALFTLAQLYSVTHDPRHLEAARTQLKVLEKHFLDPRDMGLVLPGFNFDFSELDGHPNIDTFTHYFEALLALHDVLDGSEKDHVAGLTKEAGQALVEVLYQNKQGHTDQGYVAYNYDSKWSPAQAPYTRATQWTTARQASTGHNIELAYLLSRAVERGFDSSWLETARKLKRFVEVHSLNPQTGAMQFEITEYDGTPSPGNPDNALYVWWASSEAARAFLHFAVVHKDYSLAAFHKQENFIQNHFVDQEHGGGSRMWRSKPSRCPTRAKATSGPSITMKRCWQQKSCD
- a CDS encoding LLM class flavin-dependent oxidoreductase, with protein sequence MTLKLSILDLAPVVRGSSGPQALQNTLELARLADRLGYHRYWVAEHHNMAGVASSSPEILIAAIARETRHLRVGSGGIMLPNHSPLRVAENFRTLEALYPGRIDLGLGRAPGTDRRTALALRRNPQALAADDFPAQVAELQAYAGEGPFPEDRNFQGIQAYPADVALPPLYLLGSSTYGAEMAARLGLPYAFAYHFSPEALIPAMQIYHQAFQPSRVLQRPHAILTVAAICAEDRETAEELALPLDLLRIRLARGISQPFPTVEEAKAYPYTEQEQQIVQLYRKALVLGTPAQVREQLLDLSQMVQASEVMITSNMDRHRARLNSYRLIAEAFSLTAQA